DNA sequence from the Cupriavidus sp. WKF15 genome:
CGAGATGTGCATTACGGCCAAGGTGCTGGAGCTTGGCGTGCCGCTCGTGACCGCCTTCCATGTGATCCGGATGGCCTTCGTGGTGCTGGCCACCGGCCCCCTGTATCATTGGCTCAAACATCGCGTCGCGCCGGAAGAGACGGAGTAGCGGCCAGCCCGCTTTCCGGGCGGCTACCGGGTGTCATCCCAGCGGGACAACAAGACCAGGATCGCCATGTCCGAATCCGCCGAACGCCGCCTGACCCTTGCCGAGATCGATGCCACGCTGGAGCGCGTGCTCGCGCCCTGGGTGCGCCAGCTCGGGCTGCGTGCCGAAGCCGTCGATGACGCCGGCATCACGCTGCGGCTGCCATTCCAGGAAATGTTCCGCCATGCGGGCGGCGTGGTGTGCGGCCAGGTGCTGATGTCGGCCGCCGACACCGCGATGATCGTCGCCGTGGCCAGCGCGCTGGGCGCGTTCCGGCCGATGACCACCGTCACCCTGAATACCAACTTCATGCGCCCCGTGATCGACGGCGATGTGCTCGTGCGCGCCAAGGTGCTGCGCCTTGGCAAGACCGTGGTGTTCGGCGAGATCGAGCTGACTGGCACCGATGGCAAGCTGGCCGTGCAGGCTACCACCACCTATGCCCTGCTCTGACGCCGGGCCCGCAAACGACTCGCAGATCGCGGCATGACTACCGGCACCACGACCCCCTTTGACCAGATTGTCTTCGCCGGCGGCGGCAACCGCTGCTGGTGGCAGGCGGGCTGGTGGGACACGGTGGCGCCGGAACTGAAGCTGCGCCCGCGCGTGATCGCCGGCATTTCCGCGGGCGCGGCCACGGCCTGCATGGTCTATGCGCACGACTCGCAACAGACCATGGCGTACTACCGCCAGGTGCTGTCGAACAACAAGCGCAACGCCTACTGGGGCAACCTGCTGCGCAGCGAGCGGGTGTTTCCGCACTATGGCATCTACCGCACGGCATTGCTGTCGATCTTTGCAGACGGGCGACTCGCGCACTTGCAGCAGGCACCGGAGA
Encoded proteins:
- a CDS encoding PaaI family thioesterase, encoding MSESAERRLTLAEIDATLERVLAPWVRQLGLRAEAVDDAGITLRLPFQEMFRHAGGVVCGQVLMSAADTAMIVAVASALGAFRPMTTVTLNTNFMRPVIDGDVLVRAKVLRLGKTVVFGEIELTGTDGKLAVQATTTYALL